From one Lasioglossum baleicum unplaced genomic scaffold, iyLasBale1 scaffold0820, whole genome shotgun sequence genomic stretch:
- the LOC143220366 gene encoding uncharacterized protein LOC143220366, giving the protein MKRWQRRLRSPNSARHGDVVPIVPVLDDWMRSRSKRTFRLTQVLYGHRCFRGYQYMIWEVVTPGCWHAERRGTARSTAWRSVRLDAGEEGASAFVGWDLSLHAIVPGMAGSDRVCRAVATFYGQVMQRKQEAERGCEEGIQTRGRLGRERRLRRAGRTFVSPQAGVNAARGGNPG; this is encoded by the coding sequence ATGAAGAGGTGGCAGAGACGGCTGCGCAGTCCGAACAGCGCACGCCACGGGGATGTCGTACCCATTGTCCCGGTACTGGACGACTGGATGCGGAGCCGCAGCAAGCGGACATTCCGCCTCACTCAGGTACTCTACGGGCACAGATGCTTCCGGGGGTACCAGTACATGATCTGGGAGGTGGTGACGCCAGGGTGTTGGCATGCGGAGCGGAGGGGGACTGCGCGCAGCACAGCCTGGAGGAGTGTCCGGCTGGACGCCGGTGAGGAGGGAGCTTCAGCGTTCGTAGGatgggacctctcgctccatGCCATCGTACCCGGCATGGCTGGGAGCGATCGAGTTTGTCGAGCGGTGGCCACCTTCTATGGGCAGGTCATGCAGCGGAAGCAGGAGGCGGAGCGGGGTTGTGAAGAGGGGATCCAGACCCGTGGCCGTCTCGGAAGAGAACGGCGGTTGCGACGGGCGGGACGCACGTTCGTCTCTCCACAAGCTGGTGTTAATGCGGCGCGAGGAGGGAATCCCGGATAA